The Xanthomonas sp. DAR 34887 genome has a segment encoding these proteins:
- a CDS encoding VanZ family protein, whose protein sequence is MAAVRAFRRPWLWLGLWWLGVLVLIYVCMMPHPPQLSDLPDTDKAEHFIAYLLLAAGAVQVYAGPRAWRWAALGLLLLGIGIEFAQGAWTATRSADPFDALADALGVAAGMATALTPLRDLLWRLETGAGRRSRG, encoded by the coding sequence ATGGCGGCGGTCCGCGCATTCCGCCGGCCCTGGCTGTGGCTGGGGCTGTGGTGGCTGGGCGTGCTGGTGTTGATCTATGTGTGCATGATGCCGCATCCGCCGCAGCTGTCCGACCTGCCGGACACCGACAAGGCCGAACACTTCATCGCCTACCTGTTGCTCGCCGCGGGCGCGGTGCAGGTCTACGCCGGGCCGCGCGCCTGGCGTTGGGCGGCGCTGGGCCTGCTGTTGCTCGGCATCGGCATCGAGTTCGCGCAGGGCGCATGGACCGCCACGCGTTCGGCCGATCCGTTCGACGCGCTGGCCGATGCGCTGGGCGTGGCGGCAGGGATGGCGACCGCGCTCACCCCGCTGCGCGATCTGCTGTGGCGGTTGGAAACCGGCGCGGGCCGGCGCAGCCGCGGCTGA
- a CDS encoding TonB-dependent receptor, with protein MRYRHSVLSAAILATLAFSAQAQQAGGDTTDLDAVQVVGIRASLEKSLDTKRNNVTVSEAITAEDIGKFPSTNVAEAFAQIPGVTIDRRFGQGERVSIDGTDPSLNLSFLDGHPVAQAIWLYGEQPNRGFDYTLLSPQILGRAEIVKSSEARLVEGSLGGTVLMHSRQPLDLKANEIAGSVGYSYSQQASEGKPNASLLYSWKNPQETFGVAVSAQHYEERVDRQGMEVFGYAKAATFGNAGGVPADADVPNSVNAAWFQQDRKRDSAVVNLQLKPSDALEFNLSGLYIKENFDNYNQSMYSFLTWNQGTIDAVDALGSVRNGVVGSGHSSANANASGGTVIYDNNVRQSEVVTKGIDLRGAFRGEGWGMSGQIGQSKSDNKDLSQYFIEPFYNGGFSWDLQRGIRFDDPAGARDPANWGSAGGWFGNNGVFATHSKDRYGQLDFNLQFDSVFNQLLFGVRQGKHDEDFTLNVYGGVTPGTLADVGTIGLTDIQGFYPDQGRHVQAGRGNVIDWIRNSPVDYANPDPASYLNNSWALQQTNNAAYVQLNFSNGGLRGNLGVRYVDSKTEGSGFVYSGTPTLDDLDSKWQTRTKKENFLLPSLNLAYDTDADWVFRFAAGKVIAWAPYNQMVNNTFLNDTTLTGSGGNAALSPYESWNFNLSAEYYFAQQAVVAWSVFYKKIDNYIDTSATIERQYNSIRDTSPQTWAQMLGSNGCTADGYCDYSIQRPRNAGDGKVKGFTLAYQQPFGSSGFGLTANYTYANGENNTGDRLPYQSRNSVAFSPYYEKGPWNARIGLNWRDSYLAGGYVAGAAPASVDDYTDLGASIGYAISEQWSLQVDAQNLLDEEYFQYLGDKDHPAGRYKNGRRYMATLHFKF; from the coding sequence ATGCGATACCGCCATTCCGTCTTGTCCGCAGCAATCCTTGCCACCCTGGCCTTTTCCGCGCAGGCGCAGCAAGCCGGCGGCGACACCACCGATCTGGATGCCGTCCAGGTCGTGGGCATCCGCGCCAGCCTGGAAAAATCGCTGGACACCAAACGCAACAACGTCACCGTGTCCGAGGCGATCACTGCCGAGGACATCGGCAAGTTCCCCAGCACCAACGTCGCCGAAGCCTTCGCACAGATCCCCGGCGTCACCATCGACCGCCGCTTCGGCCAGGGCGAACGGGTCAGCATCGACGGCACCGACCCCAGCCTCAACCTGTCGTTCCTGGACGGCCACCCGGTGGCGCAGGCGATCTGGCTGTACGGCGAGCAGCCCAACCGCGGTTTCGACTACACCCTGCTGTCGCCGCAGATCCTGGGGCGGGCGGAGATCGTCAAATCCTCCGAGGCGCGGCTGGTCGAGGGCAGCCTCGGCGGCACGGTGCTGATGCACAGCCGGCAGCCGCTGGACCTGAAGGCCAACGAGATCGCCGGCTCGGTCGGCTACAGCTACAGCCAGCAGGCCAGCGAGGGCAAGCCGAACGCCTCGCTGCTGTACAGCTGGAAGAACCCGCAGGAGACCTTCGGCGTCGCGGTGTCCGCGCAGCACTACGAGGAGCGGGTCGATCGCCAGGGCATGGAGGTGTTCGGTTATGCCAAGGCCGCGACCTTCGGCAACGCCGGCGGCGTGCCGGCCGATGCCGACGTGCCCAACTCGGTCAACGCGGCCTGGTTCCAGCAGGACCGCAAGCGCGACAGCGCCGTGGTCAACCTGCAGCTCAAGCCCAGCGATGCGCTGGAGTTCAACCTCAGCGGCCTGTACATCAAGGAAAACTTCGACAACTACAACCAGTCGATGTACAGCTTCCTGACCTGGAACCAGGGCACCATCGACGCGGTGGACGCGCTCGGCAGCGTGCGCAACGGCGTGGTCGGCAGCGGTCATTCCAGCGCCAACGCCAATGCCAGCGGCGGCACGGTGATTTACGACAACAACGTGCGCCAATCGGAAGTGGTCACCAAGGGCATCGACCTGCGCGGCGCGTTCCGTGGCGAGGGCTGGGGCATGAGCGGCCAGATCGGCCAGAGCAAGTCGGACAACAAGGACCTGTCGCAATACTTCATCGAGCCGTTCTACAACGGCGGCTTCAGCTGGGACCTGCAGCGCGGCATCCGCTTCGACGATCCGGCCGGCGCGCGCGACCCGGCCAACTGGGGGTCGGCCGGCGGCTGGTTCGGCAACAACGGCGTCTTCGCCACGCACAGCAAGGACCGCTACGGACAGCTGGATTTCAACCTGCAGTTCGACAGCGTGTTCAACCAGTTGCTGTTCGGCGTGCGCCAGGGCAAGCACGACGAAGACTTCACCTTGAACGTCTACGGCGGCGTGACGCCCGGCACCCTGGCCGACGTGGGCACGATCGGCCTGACCGACATCCAGGGCTTCTATCCCGACCAGGGCCGGCACGTGCAGGCCGGCCGCGGCAACGTCATCGACTGGATCCGCAACAGCCCGGTGGACTACGCCAATCCCGACCCGGCCAGCTACCTCAACAACAGCTGGGCGCTGCAGCAGACCAACAATGCCGCCTACGTGCAGCTGAACTTCTCCAACGGCGGCCTGCGCGGCAACCTCGGCGTGCGCTACGTGGATTCCAAGACCGAAGGCAGCGGCTTCGTCTACAGCGGCACGCCGACGCTGGACGACCTGGACAGCAAGTGGCAGACCCGCACCAAGAAAGAAAACTTCCTGCTGCCGTCGTTGAACCTGGCCTACGACACCGACGCCGACTGGGTGTTCCGCTTCGCCGCGGGCAAGGTGATCGCCTGGGCACCGTACAACCAGATGGTCAACAACACCTTCTTGAACGACACCACGCTCACCGGCAGCGGCGGCAACGCGGCGCTGTCGCCGTACGAATCGTGGAACTTTAACCTGTCGGCCGAGTATTACTTCGCGCAACAGGCGGTGGTGGCGTGGTCGGTGTTCTACAAGAAGATCGACAACTACATCGACACCTCGGCCACGATCGAACGCCAGTACAACTCGATCCGCGACACCTCGCCGCAGACCTGGGCGCAGATGCTGGGCAGCAACGGCTGCACCGCCGACGGCTACTGCGACTACAGCATCCAGCGCCCGCGCAATGCCGGCGACGGCAAGGTCAAGGGCTTCACCCTCGCCTACCAGCAACCGTTCGGCAGCAGCGGCTTCGGCCTCACCGCCAACTACACCTACGCCAATGGCGAGAACAACACCGGCGACCGCCTGCCCTACCAGTCGCGCAACAGCGTGGCCTTTAGCCCGTACTACGAGAAGGGGCCGTGGAACGCACGCATCGGCCTGAACTGGCGCGACAGCTATCTGGCCGGCGGCTACGTTGCCGGCGCCGCGCCGGCCAGCGTCGACGACTACACCGACCTGGGCGCGAGCATCGGCTATGCGATCAGCGAACAGTGGTCGCTGCAGGTGGACGCGCAGAACCTGCTGGACGAGGAGTACTTCCAGTACCTGGGCGACAAGGACCATCCGGCAGGGCGCTACAAGAACGGCCGCCGCTACATGGCGACGCTGCACTTCAAGTTCTGA
- a CDS encoding TonB-dependent receptor codes for MPHAARSRPHCCSLSVLASAIALGLLSAGAQAQEAPASDSISQLDTVTVTSSYQKSLITALDNKREDARMTDGISSEDIGKFPAENIAEAIQRIPGVQISTINGRGSTISIRGLGPQYSATTINGQTIKSADFTDGFRYDIIQPEVAAAIEVIKSPSADMDAGGLSGTVNIETTKPLDYKQRKLIFSAKEQYSEFAGGAPTPKGVLTYIDQFQLADGGELGVFVNAGYQKLKDRADYLWIDRWYTQDTDDGTLYIPRRPRYRSIERETDRKMLTAGLQWKPNDRLEMNLTALYSQDKTDNDMNQLVYSFDRNYLTVLETKDLTATKVSASNYWLENNRQLERHDLTSQLLTWDAKWKGDAWTFSGVANYTEGKTDEDERAVILGRLPSATLFDMSNPGAISLTTDADANDASAWDQANLVRDEYPNGAITKLSNKEWSLQFDAERYVGAGFLDSVKFGTKFRRETFDRNVWRRDFLYLINSGAVSGYAMFPELSAASSSVKNFLDGNLASQDSWVAPDVYAYAQALAASGITVPVLFAPQASYHIRNDIYSAYALAKIDAELGSMRLRGNVGLRYENTKRTTDTYLTTASQYSEDANDVVGTERAPYDYHNWLPSLNLVLDMREDLLLRFAAGKVLVRPILDSNTAIATTISSGSNTGGTTTYDVALGQTDLKALTADQADLSLEWYYGQGGGLTLAGFWKQVKNGTFNSIVCPTTFNGVALSGNSSGDCVDGNGNIYEITATQNDPSKVKIRGYELGWTQSFDAWLPIQGFGLTANFTRVLPQRDTDFKIRNLSEKTWNATGYWENAMFSARLSLNHRSEYEQDSSDSFFAREGHTMKARTQLDAVLGYQATDTLSFQLGGLNLTDKKEEAYKDISSRWQMTGVTGRSFYVSMQWDIL; via the coding sequence ATGCCACACGCCGCCCGCTCCCGTCCGCACTGTTGTTCCCTGTCCGTCCTCGCCAGCGCCATCGCGCTCGGCCTGCTCAGTGCCGGAGCGCAGGCGCAGGAAGCGCCCGCATCCGATTCCATCTCCCAGCTCGACACGGTCACCGTGACCAGCTCCTACCAGAAGAGCCTGATCACCGCGCTGGACAACAAGCGCGAGGACGCGCGCATGACCGACGGCATCTCTTCCGAGGACATCGGCAAGTTCCCGGCCGAGAACATCGCCGAAGCGATCCAGCGCATCCCCGGCGTGCAGATCTCCACCATCAACGGCCGCGGCTCGACCATCAGCATTCGCGGCCTGGGCCCGCAGTATTCGGCCACCACCATCAACGGCCAGACCATCAAGAGCGCCGATTTCACCGACGGTTTCCGCTACGACATCATCCAGCCGGAAGTGGCCGCGGCGATCGAGGTGATCAAGTCGCCGTCGGCGGACATGGACGCCGGCGGCTTGTCGGGCACGGTCAACATCGAGACCACCAAGCCGCTGGACTACAAGCAGCGCAAGCTGATCTTCTCGGCGAAGGAGCAATATTCCGAATTCGCCGGCGGCGCACCGACACCGAAAGGCGTGCTCACCTACATCGATCAGTTCCAGCTGGCAGACGGCGGCGAACTGGGCGTGTTCGTCAACGCCGGCTACCAGAAGCTCAAGGACCGCGCCGACTATCTGTGGATCGACCGCTGGTACACCCAGGACACCGACGACGGCACGCTGTACATCCCGCGCCGCCCGCGCTACCGCTCGATCGAGCGCGAGACCGACCGCAAGATGCTCACCGCCGGCCTGCAGTGGAAGCCGAACGACCGGCTGGAGATGAACCTGACCGCGCTGTATTCGCAGGACAAGACCGACAACGACATGAACCAGTTGGTCTATTCCTTCGACCGCAACTACCTCACCGTGCTGGAGACCAAGGACCTGACCGCGACCAAGGTGTCGGCGTCCAATTACTGGCTGGAGAACAACCGCCAGCTCGAGCGCCACGACCTGACCTCGCAGCTGCTGACCTGGGACGCCAAGTGGAAGGGCGATGCGTGGACCTTCAGCGGCGTGGCCAACTACACCGAAGGCAAGACCGACGAGGACGAGCGCGCGGTGATCCTCGGCCGCCTGCCGTCGGCGACGCTGTTCGACATGTCCAATCCCGGCGCGATTTCGCTGACCACCGACGCCGACGCCAACGACGCCAGCGCCTGGGACCAGGCCAACCTGGTACGCGACGAATACCCCAACGGCGCGATCACCAAGCTCAGCAACAAGGAATGGTCGCTGCAGTTCGATGCCGAACGCTACGTCGGCGCCGGCTTCCTGGACTCGGTGAAGTTCGGCACCAAGTTCCGCCGCGAGACCTTCGACCGCAACGTCTGGCGCCGCGACTTCCTGTACCTGATCAACTCCGGCGCGGTGTCCGGCTATGCCATGTTCCCCGAGCTGTCGGCAGCCAGTTCCAGCGTCAAGAACTTCCTCGACGGCAACCTTGCCTCGCAGGACAGTTGGGTGGCGCCGGACGTGTACGCCTACGCGCAGGCACTGGCCGCTTCCGGCATCACCGTGCCGGTGCTGTTCGCGCCGCAGGCCAGCTACCACATCCGCAACGACATCTACTCCGCCTACGCGTTGGCCAAGATCGATGCCGAGCTGGGCAGCATGCGCCTGCGCGGCAACGTCGGCCTGCGCTACGAGAACACCAAGCGCACCACCGACACCTATCTGACCACCGCCTCGCAGTACAGCGAGGACGCCAACGACGTGGTCGGCACCGAACGCGCGCCGTACGACTACCACAACTGGTTGCCGAGCCTGAACCTGGTGCTGGACATGCGCGAGGACCTGCTGCTGCGCTTCGCCGCCGGCAAGGTGCTGGTGCGGCCGATCCTGGACAGCAACACCGCCATCGCCACCACCATTTCCTCGGGCAGCAACACCGGCGGCACCACCACCTACGACGTGGCGCTGGGCCAGACCGACCTGAAGGCGCTGACCGCCGACCAGGCCGACCTCAGCCTGGAGTGGTACTACGGCCAAGGCGGCGGCCTGACCCTGGCCGGCTTCTGGAAGCAGGTCAAGAACGGCACCTTCAACAGCATCGTGTGTCCGACCACGTTCAACGGCGTGGCGCTGTCCGGCAACAGCTCCGGCGACTGCGTGGACGGCAACGGCAACATCTACGAGATCACCGCCACCCAGAACGATCCGAGCAAGGTCAAGATCCGCGGCTACGAGCTGGGCTGGACGCAGTCGTTCGATGCGTGGCTGCCGATCCAGGGCTTCGGCCTGACCGCCAACTTCACCCGGGTGCTGCCGCAGCGCGATACCGACTTCAAGATCCGCAACCTGTCGGAGAAGACCTGGAACGCCACCGGCTACTGGGAGAACGCGATGTTCTCGGCGCGACTGTCGCTGAACCACCGCAGCGAGTACGAGCAGGACAGCAGCGACAGCTTCTTCGCCCGCGAAGGCCACACCATGAAGGCGCGCACCCAGCTCGATGCGGTGCTCGGCTACCAGGCCACCGACACGCTCAGCTTCCAGCTCGGCGGACTCAACCTGACCGACAAGAAGGAAGAGGCGTACAAGGACATCAGCAGCCGCTGGCAGATGACCGGCGTCACCGGCCGCAGCTTCTACGTGTCGATGCAGTGGGACATCCTGTGA